Within Quadrisphaera setariae, the genomic segment CGGTGGTGCGGGCCACGGTCAGCGGTGGTGAGCTGCAGGCGGTGGTGGTCACCGGTGCTGACGGGGTGCAGATCACCGGGGCTGGTGCTGGGGATGGGTCCTGGTCTCCGGAGGAGCCGTTGGAGCTGGGGGCGTCCTACACCGCGGTG encodes:
- a CDS encoding Ig-like domain-containing protein; translation: MRATVSGGELQAVVVTGADGVQITGAGAGDGSWSPEEPLELGASYTAV